A part of Paramisgurnus dabryanus chromosome 15, PD_genome_1.1, whole genome shotgun sequence genomic DNA contains:
- the slc4a3 gene encoding anion exchange protein 3 isoform X2 — protein MTDVVKDRDRNGSSGEEPYTETGRGHRGDHQNPVWSFNMDSFDDFEEFALDFDDYDLLESIHSHLGSPVEPIRHRFEDNPGVRRHLVKKTSRCQVARTNSSPPQSSVKRRKKMDKKTHEVFVELNELIVDKNQEMRWKETARWIKFEEDVEEETDRWGKPHVASLSFRSLLELRRTITHGAIMLDLDQTTLPGIAHLLVETMIISDQIRAEDRPSVLRALLLKHCHPNDEKEGLFHRNHSVTSLGSFRHNHNHVHDTSLPLVPQDNAEMHDSKAAEHDKEKTLHPVPAESHAASRSMKLLAKIPKDAEATVVLVGCVEFLEKPAMAFVRLNEAVLLESVLEIPVPVRFIFVLLGPTQMNVDYHEIGRSFSTLMSDKNFHEVAYFADDRQDLLNGINEFLDCSIVIPPSDVEGKDLLKTVASFQKMMLRKRKERENKKCGSTVTTEQETKDVMIEEQEEEDQFDIDPLKRSGIPFGGLIHDIRRRYPRYISDLKDAVDTQCIAAVIFIYFAALSPTITFGGLLGEKTQGMMGVSELIISTATVGILFSLLAGQPLLIIGFSGPLLVFEEAFYKFCQAQGFEYLTGRVWIGFWLIFIVLVIVAAEGSFLVRYISPFTQEIFAFLISLIFIYETFSKLIKVFQEHPLLKSYPTTPAVQVFTPRLFSPLDGVIEEPILNQPNTALLSLVLMIGTFFVAFFLRKFRNSRFLGGKARRIIGDFGIPISILISVLVDISIPDTYTQKLNVPSGFSVTSPDKRGWFISPFGDKQPFPIWMMAASVIPALLVFILIFMETQITSLIVSKKERRLVKGSGFHLDLLLIVILGAICPLFGLPWLTAATVRSVTHVNALTVMSKATAPGEKPMIQEVKEQRVTGMCVAVLVGLSIVMTDVLRHIPLAVLFGIFLYMGITSLTGIQLYERITLMVTPAKHHPDHIFVTKVKTWRMNMFTIIQLLCIVLLWVVKSTVASLAFPFILIMTVPLRRLILTRIFEERELAALDADEDTPNFDEDGRDEYNEIHMLV, from the exons ATGACAGACGTGGTAAAGGATAGAGACCGAAACGGCAGCTCGGGTGAAGAACCTTACACCGAGACAGGAAGGGGGCATCGCGGGGATCATCAGAACCCCGTGTGGAGCTTCAATATGGACAGTTTTGATGACTTTGAAGAGTTTGCCCTGGATTTTGACGATTATGACCTTCTGGAGTCTATCCACTCGCACCTTGGCTCTCCAGTTGAACCCATTC GTCACCGTTTTGAGGACAATCCTGGAGTTAGACGACACCTGGTCAAGAAAACATCACGATGTCAAGTTGCCCGAACGAACAGCTCTCCACCACAGTCCAGTGTGAAGAGAAGGAAAAAGATGGACAAAAAAACCCACGAG GTGTTTGTGGAGCTCAACGAGCTGATAGTGGACAAAAACCAAGAGATGCGTTGGAAGGAGACGGCACGCTGGATCAAGTTCGAGGAGGACGTGGAGGAGGAAACGGATCGCTGGGGTAAACCACACGTGGCCTCTCTGTCCTTTCGGAGTCTGTTGGAGCTCCGCAGGACCATCACACATG GTGCCATTATGCTGGACCTGGATCAGACCACACTGCCTGGCATCGCTCATCTGCTGGTGGAAACCATGATCATCTCAGACCAGATCAGAGCAGAAGATCGACCCAGCGTGCTGAGAGCCCTGCTGCTCAAACACTG TCACCCCAATGACGAGAAAGAGGGCCTTTTCCATCGAAACCATTCTGTCACCAGTCTGGGCAGCTTTCGCCACAACCACAATCACGTTCACGACACCAGTTTGCCTCTGGTGCCTCAGGACAATGCGGAGATGCACGACAGCAAAGCAGCAGAACATGACAAAGAG AAAACCCTCCACCCAGTTCCAGCTGAGTCTCACGCTGCATCCAGATCTATGAAACTCCTGGCAAAGATTCCCAAAGATGCCGAGGCCACTGTGGTCTTAGTGG GTTGTGTGGAGTTTCTAGAAAAGCCTGCTATGGCTTTTGTCCGGCTGAATGAGGCCGTCCTGCTGGAGTCTGTTCTGGAAATCCCCGTCCCAGTTCGATTCATCTTTGTGCTGCTGGGTCCCACCCAAATGAACGTGGACTACCACGAGATCGGACGCTCCTTCTCAACCCTCATGTCTGATAAG AACTTCCATGAAGTGGCCTACTTTGCTGATGACCGGCAGGATCTGCTCAACGGCATCAATGAATTCTTAGACTGCAGCATTGTGATTCCACCCTCAGACGTCGAGGGAAAAGATCTGCTGAAAACCGTGGCTTCCTTCCAGAAAATGATGCTACGAAAACGCAAAGAAagggaaaataaaaaatgtggcAGTACGGTAACGACTGAGCAGGAGACAAAAG ATGTGATGATAGAGGAACAGGAGGAGGAGGATCAGTTTGACATTGATCCTCTCAAGCGCTCCGGAATTCCGTTTGGAGGTCTGATCCACGATATTCGGCGGCGTTATCCGCGCTACATCAGCGACCTGAAGGACGCCGTGGACACGCAATGCATCGCTGctgtcatatttatttattttgctgctCTTTCACCCACTATCACTTTTGGAGGTTTATTAG GTGAGAAGACGCAAGGCATGATGGGAGTCTCTGAGCTCATTATCTCCACGGCAACAGTGGGAATCCTGTTCTCCCTGCTAGCAGGGCAGCCCTTGCTTATTATCGGTTTCTCTGGACCGCTCCTGGTCTTTGAGGAAGCTTTTTATAAG TTCTGCCAGGCGCAGGGCTTTGAGTATCTCACCGGCCGAGTGTGGATCGGGTTCTGGCTCATCTTCATAGTTCTGGTTATAGTGGCAGCTGAAGGAAGTTTCCTGGTCCGCTACATCTCTCCTTTCACACAGGAGATCTTTGCATTTCTCATCTCCCTCATTTTCATCTATGAAACATTTTCCAAGCTAATTAAG GTATTTCAGGAACATCCTCTGCTTAAAAGCTACCCTACGACTCCTGCAGTGCAAGTGTTCACACCCAGACTTTTTTCTCCACTGGATGGCGTGATTGAAGAACCCATTCTCAACCAACCCAACACGGCCCTGCTGTCATTAGTGCTCATGATAGGAACTTTCTTTGTGGCCTTCTTTCTGAGAAAGTTCAGGAACAGCAGGTTCCTCGGTGGAAAG GCCAGAAGAATCATTGGAGATTTCGGGATCCCGATCTCTATCCTGATCTCTGTGTTAGTGGACATCTCCATCCCTGATACATACACGCAG AAGCTGAACGTCCCCTCTGGATTCTCGGTCACATCTCCGGACAAGCGAGGCTGGTTTATTAGCCCGTTCGGAGATAAACAGCCTTTCCCCATCTGGATGATGGCCGCTTCGGTGATCCCGGCCCTGCTggtttttattcttatttttatggAGACTCAGATCACCTC CTTAATAGTGAGCAAGAAGGAGAGACGTTTGGTGAAGGGTTCAGGTTTTCACCTGGATCTCCTCCTGATAGTGATTTTAGGAGCTATCTGCCCGCTCTTTGGTCTGCCCTGGCTTACTGCAGCTACAGTACGCTCAGTAACACATGTGAACGCTCTGACGGTCATGAGCAAAGCTACGGCCCCTGGAGAGAAGCCAATGATCCAAGAGGTCAAAGAGCAAAGGGTGACAGGAATGTGTGTGGCTGTCCTAGTGG GTTTGTCTATAGTTATGACGGACGTGCTGCGTCATATTCCTCTGGCTGTGCTGTTTGGCATATTCCTGTACATGGGCATCACTTCTCTAACTGGTATCCAGCTGTATGAGAGAATCACACTGATGGTCACACCTGCTAAGCATCACCCTGACCACATCTTTGTTACCAAG GTGAAGACTTGGCGTATGAACATGTTCACCATTATTCAGTTGCTGTGTATCGTCCTGCTGTGGGTGGTGAAGTCGACGGTAGCGTCTCTGGCCTTTCCCTTCATCCTCATCATGACCGTGCCTCTGAGAAGACTCATCCTGACCAGGATCTTTGAGGAAAGAGAACTCGCTGCG
- the slc4a3 gene encoding anion exchange protein 3 isoform X1, which translates to MATGGHVPETDVLINLHQVLSDEEKISPAGQDDEEWEKALSVERFGDIITESAINGADKMGRAYNEKDFEYHRHTFHHTHHPLSTHLPPQRFRKRVLSMDRRRKKKRKKKKTSVPPSEVTPTIHEVDEEEAESETEGQCQTTTPTEPSEELTQCSLGSEEDLMADLPLTIFHVESERPPNTEETPPSPARIEDQEETQEPPERKEEEELSNRFNPSPEPASLTTRAWFRRKPVHRLAGAQRTSYDLRERICIGSMTAMETAVYQKVPTDEAEAQMLASADLDDMKSHRFEDNPGVRRHLVKKTSRCQVARTNSSPPQSSVKRRKKMDKKTHEVFVELNELIVDKNQEMRWKETARWIKFEEDVEEETDRWGKPHVASLSFRSLLELRRTITHGAIMLDLDQTTLPGIAHLLVETMIISDQIRAEDRPSVLRALLLKHCHPNDEKEGLFHRNHSVTSLGSFRHNHNHVHDTSLPLVPQDNAEMHDSKAAEHDKEKTLHPVPAESHAASRSMKLLAKIPKDAEATVVLVGCVEFLEKPAMAFVRLNEAVLLESVLEIPVPVRFIFVLLGPTQMNVDYHEIGRSFSTLMSDKNFHEVAYFADDRQDLLNGINEFLDCSIVIPPSDVEGKDLLKTVASFQKMMLRKRKERENKKCGSTVTTEQETKDVMIEEQEEEDQFDIDPLKRSGIPFGGLIHDIRRRYPRYISDLKDAVDTQCIAAVIFIYFAALSPTITFGGLLGEKTQGMMGVSELIISTATVGILFSLLAGQPLLIIGFSGPLLVFEEAFYKFCQAQGFEYLTGRVWIGFWLIFIVLVIVAAEGSFLVRYISPFTQEIFAFLISLIFIYETFSKLIKVFQEHPLLKSYPTTPAVQVFTPRLFSPLDGVIEEPILNQPNTALLSLVLMIGTFFVAFFLRKFRNSRFLGGKARRIIGDFGIPISILISVLVDISIPDTYTQKLNVPSGFSVTSPDKRGWFISPFGDKQPFPIWMMAASVIPALLVFILIFMETQITSLIVSKKERRLVKGSGFHLDLLLIVILGAICPLFGLPWLTAATVRSVTHVNALTVMSKATAPGEKPMIQEVKEQRVTGMCVAVLVGLSIVMTDVLRHIPLAVLFGIFLYMGITSLTGIQLYERITLMVTPAKHHPDHIFVTKVKTWRMNMFTIIQLLCIVLLWVVKSTVASLAFPFILIMTVPLRRLILTRIFEERELAALDADEDTPNFDEDGRDEYNEIHMLV; encoded by the exons ATCACCGGCATACATTTCACCACACCCATCACCCGCTGTCCACCCACCTCCCCCCGCAGCGTTTCCGCAAAAGGGTGCTCAGTATGGACCGCAGACGAAAGAAAAAGAGGAAGAAAAAAAAGACGTCCGTACCTCCATCTGAGGTCACACCCACAATTCATGAGGTGGATGAAGAGGAGGCGGAGTCTGAGACTGAGGGGCAGTGCCAAACAACCACGCCTACTGAGCCATCTGAAGAGCTGACACAG TGCAGTTTGGGAAGTGAAGAAGATCTAATGGCCGACCTTCCTCTCACCATCTTTCATGTGGAGAGCGAGAGACCTCCTAATACTGAAGAGACTCCACCCAGTCCTGCAAGAATAGAGGATCAAGAGGAAACACAAGAACCACCAGAGAGAAAAGAGGAGGAAGAGCTTTCCAACAG GTTTAACCCGTCTCCAGAACCTGCTAGTTTGACAACCCGAGCCTGGTTTCGTAGGAAGCCAGTCCACCGGCTAGCTGGAGCTCAGAGGACCAGCTACGACCTGCGGGAACGCATCTGTATAGGCAGCATGACGGCAATGGAGACGGCCGTGTACCAGAAAGTACCTACGGATGAGGCGGAGGCTCAGATGCTAGCCAGTGCTGATCTGGATGACATGAAGA GTCACCGTTTTGAGGACAATCCTGGAGTTAGACGACACCTGGTCAAGAAAACATCACGATGTCAAGTTGCCCGAACGAACAGCTCTCCACCACAGTCCAGTGTGAAGAGAAGGAAAAAGATGGACAAAAAAACCCACGAG GTGTTTGTGGAGCTCAACGAGCTGATAGTGGACAAAAACCAAGAGATGCGTTGGAAGGAGACGGCACGCTGGATCAAGTTCGAGGAGGACGTGGAGGAGGAAACGGATCGCTGGGGTAAACCACACGTGGCCTCTCTGTCCTTTCGGAGTCTGTTGGAGCTCCGCAGGACCATCACACATG GTGCCATTATGCTGGACCTGGATCAGACCACACTGCCTGGCATCGCTCATCTGCTGGTGGAAACCATGATCATCTCAGACCAGATCAGAGCAGAAGATCGACCCAGCGTGCTGAGAGCCCTGCTGCTCAAACACTG TCACCCCAATGACGAGAAAGAGGGCCTTTTCCATCGAAACCATTCTGTCACCAGTCTGGGCAGCTTTCGCCACAACCACAATCACGTTCACGACACCAGTTTGCCTCTGGTGCCTCAGGACAATGCGGAGATGCACGACAGCAAAGCAGCAGAACATGACAAAGAG AAAACCCTCCACCCAGTTCCAGCTGAGTCTCACGCTGCATCCAGATCTATGAAACTCCTGGCAAAGATTCCCAAAGATGCCGAGGCCACTGTGGTCTTAGTGG GTTGTGTGGAGTTTCTAGAAAAGCCTGCTATGGCTTTTGTCCGGCTGAATGAGGCCGTCCTGCTGGAGTCTGTTCTGGAAATCCCCGTCCCAGTTCGATTCATCTTTGTGCTGCTGGGTCCCACCCAAATGAACGTGGACTACCACGAGATCGGACGCTCCTTCTCAACCCTCATGTCTGATAAG AACTTCCATGAAGTGGCCTACTTTGCTGATGACCGGCAGGATCTGCTCAACGGCATCAATGAATTCTTAGACTGCAGCATTGTGATTCCACCCTCAGACGTCGAGGGAAAAGATCTGCTGAAAACCGTGGCTTCCTTCCAGAAAATGATGCTACGAAAACGCAAAGAAagggaaaataaaaaatgtggcAGTACGGTAACGACTGAGCAGGAGACAAAAG ATGTGATGATAGAGGAACAGGAGGAGGAGGATCAGTTTGACATTGATCCTCTCAAGCGCTCCGGAATTCCGTTTGGAGGTCTGATCCACGATATTCGGCGGCGTTATCCGCGCTACATCAGCGACCTGAAGGACGCCGTGGACACGCAATGCATCGCTGctgtcatatttatttattttgctgctCTTTCACCCACTATCACTTTTGGAGGTTTATTAG GTGAGAAGACGCAAGGCATGATGGGAGTCTCTGAGCTCATTATCTCCACGGCAACAGTGGGAATCCTGTTCTCCCTGCTAGCAGGGCAGCCCTTGCTTATTATCGGTTTCTCTGGACCGCTCCTGGTCTTTGAGGAAGCTTTTTATAAG TTCTGCCAGGCGCAGGGCTTTGAGTATCTCACCGGCCGAGTGTGGATCGGGTTCTGGCTCATCTTCATAGTTCTGGTTATAGTGGCAGCTGAAGGAAGTTTCCTGGTCCGCTACATCTCTCCTTTCACACAGGAGATCTTTGCATTTCTCATCTCCCTCATTTTCATCTATGAAACATTTTCCAAGCTAATTAAG GTATTTCAGGAACATCCTCTGCTTAAAAGCTACCCTACGACTCCTGCAGTGCAAGTGTTCACACCCAGACTTTTTTCTCCACTGGATGGCGTGATTGAAGAACCCATTCTCAACCAACCCAACACGGCCCTGCTGTCATTAGTGCTCATGATAGGAACTTTCTTTGTGGCCTTCTTTCTGAGAAAGTTCAGGAACAGCAGGTTCCTCGGTGGAAAG GCCAGAAGAATCATTGGAGATTTCGGGATCCCGATCTCTATCCTGATCTCTGTGTTAGTGGACATCTCCATCCCTGATACATACACGCAG AAGCTGAACGTCCCCTCTGGATTCTCGGTCACATCTCCGGACAAGCGAGGCTGGTTTATTAGCCCGTTCGGAGATAAACAGCCTTTCCCCATCTGGATGATGGCCGCTTCGGTGATCCCGGCCCTGCTggtttttattcttatttttatggAGACTCAGATCACCTC CTTAATAGTGAGCAAGAAGGAGAGACGTTTGGTGAAGGGTTCAGGTTTTCACCTGGATCTCCTCCTGATAGTGATTTTAGGAGCTATCTGCCCGCTCTTTGGTCTGCCCTGGCTTACTGCAGCTACAGTACGCTCAGTAACACATGTGAACGCTCTGACGGTCATGAGCAAAGCTACGGCCCCTGGAGAGAAGCCAATGATCCAAGAGGTCAAAGAGCAAAGGGTGACAGGAATGTGTGTGGCTGTCCTAGTGG GTTTGTCTATAGTTATGACGGACGTGCTGCGTCATATTCCTCTGGCTGTGCTGTTTGGCATATTCCTGTACATGGGCATCACTTCTCTAACTGGTATCCAGCTGTATGAGAGAATCACACTGATGGTCACACCTGCTAAGCATCACCCTGACCACATCTTTGTTACCAAG GTGAAGACTTGGCGTATGAACATGTTCACCATTATTCAGTTGCTGTGTATCGTCCTGCTGTGGGTGGTGAAGTCGACGGTAGCGTCTCTGGCCTTTCCCTTCATCCTCATCATGACCGTGCCTCTGAGAAGACTCATCCTGACCAGGATCTTTGAGGAAAGAGAACTCGCTGCG